The Caulobacter sp. FWC26 genome contains a region encoding:
- a CDS encoding winged helix-turn-helix domain-containing protein produces the protein MVETLTAKEARRIALAAQGFGRPRPDNPGRRHLLSTIEALGVVQIDSVNVVSRSHYLPFFSRLGPYDRGLLEDLAWGRKPALAEYWGHEASLTPLATHPFLRWRMKDAQDGVGVWKNVAKFLRSHADFIDQALEAVDQRGPLAASELDLGAKGAGGWWGWSEGKRAMECLFWTGRLTTATRRNSFERVYGLPERVLPKAIHEAPTPSRDEACRALLMISAKAMGVATERDLRDYFRLGLVDARQGVAALVDQGLLTPVAVEGWDQPAYLWPQARRPRSIKANALLSPFDNLIWFRERTERMFGVRVRLEIYTPAHKRTHGYYVLPFLQNEAITARVDLKADRKAGVLRVLAAHAEPAADGDTPRALAEELSLMAGWLGLSRVEVKPVGDFAPVLGSAIDEQSELGSTRL, from the coding sequence ATGGTCGAAACCCTCACCGCCAAGGAAGCGCGGCGCATCGCGCTGGCGGCTCAGGGATTCGGGCGACCGCGACCGGACAACCCCGGCCGCAGACATCTGCTGTCCACCATCGAGGCGCTCGGCGTGGTGCAGATCGACTCGGTCAACGTGGTCTCGCGCTCGCACTATCTGCCGTTCTTCTCCCGGCTGGGACCTTATGATCGCGGTCTGCTTGAGGATCTGGCCTGGGGGCGCAAACCCGCCCTGGCCGAATACTGGGGGCACGAGGCGTCCTTGACGCCGCTCGCCACGCACCCGTTCCTGCGCTGGCGCATGAAGGACGCCCAAGACGGGGTTGGGGTCTGGAAGAACGTCGCCAAGTTCCTGCGGAGCCATGCCGACTTCATCGATCAGGCCCTCGAGGCCGTCGACCAGCGCGGACCGCTGGCCGCGTCCGAACTGGATCTCGGCGCAAAGGGCGCGGGCGGCTGGTGGGGCTGGAGCGAGGGCAAGCGGGCGATGGAGTGCCTGTTCTGGACGGGGCGGCTGACCACCGCCACCCGCCGCAACAGCTTCGAGCGGGTCTATGGCCTGCCCGAGCGTGTCCTCCCCAAGGCGATACACGAAGCCCCGACGCCGTCCCGCGACGAAGCCTGTCGCGCCCTCCTGATGATTTCCGCCAAGGCCATGGGCGTGGCGACCGAGCGCGACCTGCGGGACTACTTCCGGCTCGGCCTCGTCGATGCGCGCCAGGGCGTGGCCGCCCTGGTCGATCAAGGCCTGCTGACCCCGGTCGCGGTCGAGGGCTGGGATCAGCCCGCCTATCTCTGGCCGCAGGCGCGGCGTCCTCGGTCGATCAAGGCCAACGCGCTGTTGTCGCCGTTCGACAACCTGATCTGGTTTCGCGAGCGGACCGAGCGCATGTTCGGCGTCCGGGTTCGCCTGGAGATTTATACGCCGGCCCATAAGCGCACTCACGGCTACTACGTCCTGCCCTTCTTGCAGAACGAGGCGATCACCGCCCGGGTTGATCTGAAGGCCGATCGGAAGGCGGGAGTCCTGCGGGTTCTCGCCGCGCACGCCGAGCCGGCCGCCGACGGCGACACCCCTCGCGCCCTGGCCGAGGAACTGAGCCTGATGGCGGGATGGCTCGGGCTGTCCCGCGTCGAGGTGAAACCGGTCGGCGACTTCGCCCCCGTCTTGGGTTCGGCGATTGACGAACAGAGCGAACTCGGCTCGACCCGACTGTAA
- a CDS encoding response regulator transcription factor — MTGWTPACRPTDGRTTAARLAPPRGAPPPSLSEHMKVALLDDDQSHNALVASVLDPAGFTCTSFTTPSRLLAELRKQTFDLIILDWNMPELSGVETLKLLREDPLTAPPVLLLTSRSVEADLVEGLNAGADDYIVKPLQPQVLLARVNAVVRRIHRPPSQPQPEQYGQYRLDPGAQTASWDGRVETLTPKEFQLASLLFSNLSRPLSREYLLRRIWGQRPDLETRTLDAHVSRLRSKLHLRPNNGFRLSTVYGFGYRLEACDPDTTGEGD, encoded by the coding sequence ATGACTGGCTGGACGCCTGCTTGTCGCCCCACCGACGGCCGGACGACCGCGGCGCGTCTCGCTCCCCCGCGGGGCGCGCCACCTCCCAGCTTAAGTGAGCATATGAAAGTCGCCCTGCTCGACGACGACCAGAGTCACAACGCCCTCGTCGCTTCGGTTCTGGATCCGGCCGGCTTCACCTGCACGAGCTTCACGACGCCCTCTCGCTTGCTGGCCGAGTTACGCAAGCAGACCTTCGATCTCATCATCCTGGACTGGAACATGCCCGAGTTGTCGGGCGTGGAGACGCTGAAGCTGCTGCGTGAGGATCCCCTCACCGCGCCGCCCGTCCTGTTGCTGACCAGCCGCTCGGTGGAAGCCGATCTCGTCGAGGGCCTGAACGCCGGCGCCGACGACTATATCGTCAAGCCGCTACAGCCTCAGGTGCTGCTAGCTCGCGTGAACGCTGTGGTGCGGCGTATTCATCGCCCCCCGAGCCAGCCGCAGCCCGAACAATACGGCCAGTACCGGCTGGATCCCGGGGCGCAGACCGCCAGTTGGGATGGACGCGTCGAGACCCTGACCCCGAAGGAGTTCCAACTGGCGTCGCTTCTGTTCAGCAACCTTTCGCGTCCCCTGTCCCGCGAGTACCTGCTGCGACGCATCTGGGGCCAACGACCCGACCTGGAGACCCGGACGCTGGACGCCCACGTCTCCCGTCTGCGGTCGAAGCTGCATCTTCGCCCGAACAACGGGTTCCGGCTGAGCACCGTCTATGGCTTCGGCTACCGCCTGGAAGCATGCGACCCGGACACTACGGGCGAGGGAGATTGA
- a CDS encoding FecR domain-containing protein — protein MRPGHYGRGRLTMSRAATARLAALALLGAATARAETAPVDPPVAYMVKPGDTLIGLGRAYLNRPSDYRRVQKANGVTEPRRLRPGSRLAIDPNLLKSTPIAATLSALTGPVQIETNGQRIPGRVGMSLSEGQWIITGPGAFATFELEDASRVTLPSNTRVRIAKLRQTLLNNAPQRVFQLDQGKGTISATPTPTPGARFEVRTPVSVSAVRGTEFRVAAAADRAQTEVLKGAVGVAAGETVSDAPPIAAGFGVSASANGVSAPVDLLPGPKLGAGGQTQSDALVRFSLEPVKGAASYRLLLARDAGFVDIFAEATTQATSQEKPNADFGQIANGTYFVRLTAIDPGGLEGFPADYSFDRDLDTLDAASPNDTRQGKHRSFLFRWSSAGDGVRNYRFQMFAEADPKTPIVDQPGLTEPRLTLTDLAPGAYTWRVSALRFKDGVMTEKQGPPQQLQIGK, from the coding sequence ATGCGACCCGGACACTACGGGCGAGGGAGATTGACCATGTCCAGGGCGGCTACAGCGCGCCTCGCGGCGCTTGCGCTGTTGGGAGCGGCGACGGCGCGGGCGGAAACGGCGCCTGTCGATCCTCCGGTGGCCTACATGGTCAAACCAGGAGACACGCTGATCGGCCTGGGACGCGCCTACCTGAACCGTCCGAGCGACTATCGTCGGGTTCAGAAAGCCAATGGCGTGACCGAGCCCCGGCGGCTGCGTCCGGGCTCCCGGCTCGCCATCGACCCGAACTTGCTGAAGTCGACGCCGATCGCCGCGACGCTGTCGGCGCTGACGGGGCCCGTGCAGATCGAGACCAACGGCCAGCGGATACCCGGCCGCGTGGGCATGTCGCTGTCGGAAGGGCAGTGGATCATCACGGGTCCTGGCGCTTTCGCGACCTTCGAGCTTGAGGACGCCTCACGCGTCACCCTGCCCTCGAACACCCGCGTGCGGATCGCCAAGCTGCGCCAGACCTTGCTGAACAACGCGCCCCAGCGCGTCTTCCAGCTCGATCAAGGCAAGGGAACGATCTCGGCCACGCCCACGCCGACGCCCGGGGCGCGGTTCGAGGTGCGCACGCCGGTTTCGGTGTCGGCGGTGCGCGGCACAGAGTTCCGCGTCGCTGCGGCGGCCGACAGGGCCCAGACGGAGGTCCTGAAAGGCGCCGTCGGGGTCGCCGCAGGCGAGACCGTCTCGGACGCCCCGCCCATCGCGGCCGGCTTTGGCGTCAGCGCTTCGGCGAACGGCGTCAGCGCCCCCGTCGACCTGTTGCCCGGGCCCAAGCTGGGCGCGGGCGGCCAGACCCAGAGCGACGCGCTGGTTCGTTTCAGCCTGGAACCTGTCAAGGGCGCCGCGTCCTACCGCCTGCTGCTGGCGCGGGACGCGGGCTTCGTCGACATTTTCGCCGAGGCCACGACCCAGGCGACGTCCCAGGAGAAGCCGAACGCGGACTTCGGCCAGATCGCGAACGGCACCTACTTCGTTCGGCTCACCGCCATCGACCCTGGCGGGCTGGAGGGGTTCCCGGCCGACTACAGCTTTGACCGCGACCTCGACACCCTGGACGCCGCGTCGCCCAATGACACCCGCCAGGGGAAGCATCGCAGCTTCCTGTTCCGGTGGAGTTCCGCCGGCGACGGGGTGCGGAACTACCGCTTCCAGATGTTCGCCGAAGCTGACCCAAAGACCCCGATCGTCGACCAGCCCGGCCTGACTGAACCGCGACTGACGCTCACCGATCTCGCGCCCGGGGCCTACACATGGCGGGTCAGCGCTCTGCGCTTCAAGGACGGCGTGATGACGGAAAAGCAAGGGCCGCCGCAGCAGTTGCAGATCGGGAAGTGA
- a CDS encoding CHASE2 domain-containing protein gives MTASSTRPPRLQGRRASWFWLAVVASLALAVVAARAPSRLDSLLYDVLTRANARPADDSILIIDIDERSLARLGAWPWARDRHARMIDQLDQAGAGTIVYDVLFSQPSPDPAQDLALGEAIKRSGRVYLPEFLTDSGQNAPPRIVSSIPEIAQGAAGVGLAHVRFDNDGVVRRMAPFEADGPNLRPDLMTVVHRATRPPGSPDVTRSDAQTLLIPFAGPPSIYRHVSFVSVLEGEVPRELIAGRTVFVGVTAPGLGPAFPTPVTPDAASMTGVQLQASILDALRRGQMIKPAESASRVGFSLTLLWLLLIGFIALPPRANLLLTMGLCLVALGYSAALLWLAHVWLSPIATVIGLILVALVWGWGQLSRVSDLMGRELARVRSIVRARGAKPAAFQGDVISRQASSLGEAITHMDDLRRFSADALFSLPDATLVADAHGRVIAANAAAQALFGPHQTALNGASMADLINLLDPLGRRFELDWPHATDQQDPVDLHLPDGRTLQLQTVFRRDDNGAPAGWIVRLADISILTAAMRQREQALQLLTHDMRSPQTSILALLATTPDLPSETAERIAAYARRTLALADGFVQLARAEVTPVSLEPLDLADVAVEAIDEVWPQSVQRKIRIEQVGGDTPLMVLGDRGVLARALVNLLGNAVKYSPPGSTITVTLSEQASPSGPVVSAAIADQGPGLSREEAASAFRAFQRFERPGQTLAGGGVGLGLAFVQAAIARHGGEVSCRSEPGVGAEFTVRLPRHGVG, from the coding sequence GTGACGGCGTCCTCCACCCGTCCGCCCCGGCTGCAAGGACGCCGAGCCTCCTGGTTCTGGCTGGCCGTCGTCGCGAGCCTGGCGCTGGCCGTCGTCGCGGCGCGCGCGCCCAGCCGCCTGGACAGTCTCCTGTACGACGTCTTGACCCGCGCCAATGCGCGCCCCGCCGACGACTCGATCCTGATCATCGATATCGACGAACGCAGCCTGGCCAGGTTGGGCGCCTGGCCGTGGGCCCGCGACAGGCACGCCCGGATGATCGACCAGCTCGATCAGGCGGGCGCTGGGACGATCGTCTACGATGTCCTGTTCAGCCAACCCTCTCCAGACCCCGCTCAGGACCTTGCCCTCGGCGAAGCCATCAAGCGATCCGGACGCGTCTACCTGCCGGAGTTCCTGACCGATAGCGGCCAGAACGCGCCGCCCCGTATCGTGAGCTCGATCCCTGAGATCGCCCAAGGCGCGGCCGGTGTCGGTCTGGCGCACGTGCGCTTCGACAACGACGGCGTCGTGCGGCGCATGGCGCCGTTCGAGGCCGACGGTCCAAACCTCCGCCCTGATCTGATGACCGTGGTCCACCGCGCCACCCGACCGCCGGGCTCACCGGATGTCACCCGGAGCGACGCCCAAACCTTGCTGATCCCCTTCGCCGGACCGCCGTCCATCTACCGACATGTCAGCTTCGTCAGCGTGTTGGAGGGCGAGGTGCCCAGAGAGCTGATCGCCGGGCGTACGGTGTTCGTCGGCGTCACCGCGCCAGGCCTCGGCCCGGCCTTTCCGACGCCTGTGACGCCCGACGCCGCCAGCATGACCGGCGTTCAACTACAGGCGAGCATCCTCGACGCCCTGCGACGAGGACAGATGATCAAGCCGGCGGAGTCGGCGAGCCGCGTGGGATTCAGCCTGACCCTGCTGTGGCTGCTGCTGATCGGGTTCATCGCCCTGCCGCCCCGCGCGAATCTCTTGCTGACGATGGGCCTGTGCCTTGTGGCGCTGGGCTACTCGGCCGCCCTCCTCTGGCTGGCCCATGTCTGGCTTTCGCCGATCGCCACGGTGATCGGCCTGATACTGGTGGCGCTGGTCTGGGGGTGGGGGCAGTTGAGCCGGGTCAGCGACCTGATGGGGCGGGAACTGGCGCGCGTGCGGTCGATCGTGAGGGCGCGCGGGGCGAAGCCGGCGGCCTTCCAGGGCGACGTCATCTCGCGCCAAGCCTCCAGCCTCGGCGAGGCGATCACGCACATGGACGATCTGCGCCGCTTTTCCGCCGACGCCTTGTTCAGCCTACCCGACGCCACCTTGGTGGCGGACGCCCACGGCCGGGTGATCGCCGCGAACGCGGCCGCCCAAGCCCTGTTTGGACCCCATCAGACCGCCTTGAACGGCGCCTCTATGGCCGACCTGATCAATCTGCTGGATCCGCTCGGGCGACGGTTTGAGCTCGACTGGCCGCACGCCACCGACCAGCAGGACCCCGTCGATCTGCATCTGCCGGACGGCCGGACCCTGCAGCTCCAGACCGTGTTCCGGCGTGACGACAACGGCGCGCCGGCCGGGTGGATCGTGCGGTTGGCCGACATCTCGATCCTGACCGCCGCCATGCGCCAGCGGGAGCAGGCGCTGCAGCTTCTGACGCACGACATGCGCTCGCCCCAGACTTCGATCCTGGCCTTGCTGGCGACGACGCCGGACCTGCCGAGCGAAACCGCCGAGCGGATCGCGGCCTACGCCCGCCGCACCCTCGCTCTGGCCGACGGCTTCGTTCAACTGGCCCGCGCGGAGGTCACGCCTGTTTCCCTGGAGCCACTCGATCTGGCCGACGTGGCGGTCGAGGCGATCGACGAGGTCTGGCCTCAATCGGTGCAGCGGAAAATCCGCATCGAGCAGGTCGGCGGCGACACGCCCCTGATGGTGCTGGGCGATCGTGGCGTACTGGCGCGCGCCTTGGTCAATCTGCTGGGCAACGCCGTGAAATACAGCCCGCCCGGCTCCACGATCACCGTCACCCTGTCCGAGCAGGCTTCGCCGAGCGGCCCGGTGGTCAGCGCCGCCATCGCCGACCAGGGGCCGGGCTTGTCACGCGAGGAGGCCGCCTCCGCCTTTCGGGCCTTCCAACGGTTCGAGCGTCCGGGTCAAACCCTGGCGGGCGGCGGCGTCGGACTTGGACTCGCCTTCGTTCAGGCGGCCATCGCGCGTCATGGCGGAGAGGTGTCCTGCCGCAGCGAACCCGGCGTCGGCGCCGAATTCACCGTCCGCCTGCCTCGACACGGAGTCGGATAG
- a CDS encoding RNA polymerase sigma factor, with protein MSDTDSDKAALLRLYEEKRANLVRVFAARLNSRAEAEDLVQDLFIRISGLEVLEPIDNPSALLHRIGSNLMLDRLRSQKRSGARDTDWRDVNTTVLAGQEVADQPLADEVVNSRQRLQALVKAVEDLPEKTQQAFRLHKLEGLSHAETARRMNISVSTVEKHISSALKTLTRRLR; from the coding sequence TTGAGCGATACGGACTCGGACAAGGCCGCGCTGCTGCGCCTGTACGAGGAGAAGCGCGCCAATCTGGTGCGCGTCTTTGCGGCGCGCCTGAATTCACGAGCCGAGGCCGAGGATCTCGTACAAGATCTCTTCATCCGCATCAGCGGCCTGGAGGTCCTGGAGCCGATCGACAATCCCTCCGCCCTGCTCCATCGCATCGGTTCAAACCTGATGCTCGACCGCCTGCGCAGCCAGAAGCGCTCCGGAGCGCGCGACACCGACTGGCGTGACGTGAACACCACGGTGCTGGCGGGCCAGGAGGTCGCCGACCAGCCCTTGGCGGACGAGGTCGTCAATAGTCGCCAGCGCCTGCAGGCGCTGGTCAAGGCGGTCGAGGATCTGCCCGAGAAGACCCAGCAGGCGTTCCGGCTGCACAAGCTGGAGGGCCTCAGCCATGCCGAGACTGCACGGCGAATGAACATCAGCGTCAGCACTGTCGAAAAGCACATCAGCTCGGCCCTAAAGACCCTGACGAGGCGACTGCGTTGA
- a CDS encoding FecR domain-containing protein: protein MSRSAQYLQEAADWLTRLQRPEAGEADWLAFDAWLEEPGAREAYDAVQAVDEEIFERGAALRGALTEPRRVAGKRPFSVDWRWLGGLGATAAAAAIALTLAPWGELLPQPDTLYSTAKGESRVIQLADGSRIDLNTDSNLSVRLEDDARRVTIHDGQALFDVARDERRPFLITVGDETVRVLGTKFDVRRRDGRLAVTVLRGAVEVSTEGEGKPVRLRPGQMLEHVDGSGAPVVRTVSTEEQVSWRSGRLVYRDQTLGRVVSDLNHYFERPLRLEGVSTANLRFSGVLIVDGQDAMVRRLTSLMPISATPTDDSILLRERSSPAK from the coding sequence ATGAGCCGGTCTGCGCAATATCTTCAGGAGGCGGCCGACTGGCTGACCCGGTTGCAGCGGCCGGAAGCCGGTGAAGCCGACTGGCTTGCGTTTGACGCCTGGCTGGAAGAGCCCGGCGCGCGCGAGGCCTATGACGCCGTCCAAGCCGTCGACGAGGAGATCTTCGAACGTGGAGCGGCCTTGCGGGGAGCGTTGACGGAACCTCGGCGCGTCGCGGGCAAGCGGCCCTTCTCGGTCGACTGGCGCTGGCTGGGCGGTCTGGGCGCGACAGCGGCTGCCGCCGCCATCGCCTTGACGCTCGCACCGTGGGGAGAACTTCTGCCCCAGCCAGACACGCTCTATTCGACCGCCAAGGGCGAGAGCCGGGTCATCCAGCTGGCGGATGGCAGCCGCATCGACCTGAACACCGACTCGAATCTGTCGGTTCGACTGGAAGACGACGCTCGGCGCGTCACCATCCACGATGGCCAGGCGCTGTTCGATGTGGCGCGTGATGAGCGCCGTCCTTTCCTGATTACCGTCGGCGACGAAACCGTCCGCGTGCTCGGCACAAAATTCGACGTGCGCCGTCGGGACGGCCGGCTGGCCGTGACCGTTCTGCGCGGCGCGGTCGAGGTGTCGACCGAAGGCGAGGGCAAGCCCGTCAGGCTACGCCCCGGACAGATGCTCGAACATGTCGACGGCTCCGGCGCCCCCGTGGTCCGGACCGTGTCGACAGAGGAGCAGGTCAGCTGGCGCTCCGGGCGCCTCGTCTATCGAGACCAAACCCTGGGGCGGGTCGTCAGCGATCTGAACCACTACTTCGAGCGGCCGCTTCGTCTTGAGGGCGTGAGCACGGCCAATCTGCGCTTCTCCGGCGTATTGATCGTGGATGGTCAGGATGCGATGGTTCGCCGCCTCACCAGCCTGATGCCGATTTCGGCGACGCCGACCGATGACTCCATTCTTCTGCGCGAAAGATCTTCCCCGGCGAAGTGA
- a CDS encoding TonB-dependent receptor translates to MGGVEACKGPGAPLVGTFSLREALDRATAGKGCAYSFVDARTIRFSALRPALPPRPAGTTPARVVIEPMAPLAPLTISAGKRPLRLGSLPGGVSVINAPQLRDTGASDTNSVARQTAGFITTNLGAARNKILLRGLSDGTFTGRTQSTVGTYLDDLPINYNAPDPDLRLIDVDRVEILRGPQGALYGAGSLSGIYRIVTRPPELGVASTSVGATTASTRSGSPSYKLESVINLPTGDNSAARVVAYHDVDGGYLDDVNLRLSNVDRTTRRGGRAAWRVDLGDWRIKLGAARQSVSSKDTQYVTLAPGGPRRANQVRETHRNRLGQASLNISGSGDWGQIDSVTGYVRHNYASRYDATLSLSQFSQTAVELGVYDESTKLRMAVQDLLYTAPARGRLRWMLGAFAARSLEDGASDLRARAGGMTRGVYNEQREDRLNEHALYGEATYDLGGGWKAAVGGRAFKTMVQTRSHVLAPPPGQSRDLDRKASFDGFSPKLSLQRDLSGGGLIYLLSSEGYRAGGFNSGGLLAPGATRRVFRPDHLRNYEMGLALNPWRGRMNLRAALFMVDWRNIQTDQYFGSGLSYTANVGDGRNRGLEIEATWRATPRLVVSGNALFNRPELTRIEPGFGIAGAASLPGVPDVSFGGLASYQRPLTPRASLLLTAEAGYIGQSRLTFDPRYSPSMGGYYTGKLSAQLLGERWRAALFVSNPWNSSSDTFAYGNPFSFGQVRQVTPQRPRTWSLSLAADF, encoded by the coding sequence ATGGGCGGGGTCGAGGCCTGCAAGGGCCCCGGCGCGCCGCTGGTCGGAACGTTCAGCCTGCGCGAGGCGCTGGACCGGGCGACCGCCGGAAAGGGGTGCGCGTACAGTTTCGTGGACGCCAGGACGATCCGATTCTCGGCGCTTCGTCCGGCCTTGCCGCCTCGCCCCGCCGGAACGACACCGGCTCGCGTGGTCATAGAACCCATGGCGCCGCTCGCGCCCCTCACCATCAGCGCCGGCAAACGACCACTTCGTCTGGGTAGCCTTCCGGGCGGGGTCAGCGTGATCAACGCACCACAGCTTCGAGACACCGGCGCGAGCGACACGAATTCAGTGGCGCGGCAAACGGCGGGTTTCATCACCACCAACCTGGGAGCCGCGCGAAACAAGATCCTGTTGCGGGGCCTTTCGGACGGCACCTTCACGGGACGCACGCAGTCGACCGTCGGGACCTATCTCGACGACCTGCCCATCAACTACAACGCCCCGGATCCTGATCTGCGGCTGATCGATGTGGATCGCGTCGAGATTCTGCGCGGCCCTCAGGGCGCGCTGTATGGCGCAGGCTCGCTGAGCGGCATCTATCGGATCGTGACCCGCCCCCCGGAACTGGGGGTCGCCTCGACCTCGGTCGGCGCCACGACCGCCAGCACCCGGTCTGGCTCGCCCAGCTATAAGCTGGAGAGCGTGATCAACCTCCCCACCGGCGATAACTCTGCGGCCAGAGTCGTCGCCTACCATGATGTGGACGGCGGCTATCTGGACGACGTCAATCTGCGCCTTTCCAATGTCGACCGAACGACGCGAAGGGGGGGGCGGGCGGCTTGGCGGGTCGATCTTGGCGACTGGCGGATCAAGCTGGGCGCCGCTCGGCAGAGTGTGTCCTCAAAGGACACCCAATACGTCACCCTGGCGCCCGGGGGCCCTCGACGCGCTAACCAGGTGCGCGAAACCCACCGCAATCGGCTGGGTCAGGCCTCCCTCAACATCAGCGGCTCCGGCGATTGGGGCCAAATCGACTCCGTGACTGGCTATGTGCGCCACAACTACGCCAGCCGCTACGACGCCACCCTGTCGCTCAGCCAGTTCTCCCAAACCGCTGTCGAACTGGGCGTCTACGACGAGTCGACGAAGCTTCGGATGGCGGTGCAAGACCTTCTCTACACGGCGCCCGCACGGGGCCGCCTGCGTTGGATGCTCGGCGCCTTCGCCGCGAGGAGCCTGGAAGACGGCGCGTCGGACCTTCGGGCGCGCGCCGGCGGCATGACCCGCGGCGTTTACAACGAACAGCGCGAGGATCGTCTGAACGAGCACGCCCTGTATGGCGAGGCCACCTATGATCTTGGCGGGGGCTGGAAGGCTGCGGTCGGCGGACGGGCGTTCAAAACGATGGTCCAGACACGTTCTCACGTCCTGGCTCCGCCGCCCGGACAGTCCCGTGATCTCGATCGGAAAGCCTCGTTCGACGGCTTCTCGCCGAAGCTATCCCTGCAGCGAGACCTGTCGGGCGGCGGTCTGATCTACCTCCTGAGTTCGGAGGGCTATCGCGCGGGCGGCTTCAATTCCGGCGGTCTTCTGGCGCCCGGCGCGACGCGTCGGGTTTTCCGACCCGACCATCTGCGCAACTACGAGATGGGGCTGGCGCTGAATCCCTGGCGCGGACGCATGAATCTTCGGGCCGCGCTGTTCATGGTGGATTGGCGCAATATCCAGACCGACCAGTATTTCGGATCGGGGCTGTCCTACACGGCCAATGTCGGCGACGGCCGTAATCGCGGTCTCGAGATCGAGGCCACCTGGCGGGCCACCCCCCGACTGGTGGTCAGCGGCAACGCGCTGTTCAACCGCCCTGAGCTGACCAGGATCGAACCCGGTTTCGGCATCGCCGGCGCCGCCAGCCTGCCCGGCGTGCCCGATGTTTCGTTCGGCGGCCTGGCCAGCTACCAGCGGCCGCTGACGCCCCGCGCCTCGCTGTTGCTGACCGCCGAGGCAGGCTATATCGGCCAGTCTCGACTGACCTTCGACCCGCGATACTCGCCGTCGATGGGCGGTTACTATACCGGCAAGCTGTCGGCCCAACTGCTGGGCGAGAGATGGCGCGCGGCGCTCTTCGTCAGCAATCCATGGAACAGTTCGAGCGACACATTCGCTTACGGCAACCCGTTCAGCTTCGGTCAGGTGCGTCAAGTCACCCCGCAGCGCCCCCGCACCTGGAGCCTGTCACTCGCCGCTGACTTCTAG
- a CDS encoding glycosyltransferase family 2 protein: protein MTRLSALICAHNEEQRLHACLSALSFCDEIVVVADRCTDGTEAVARQYGAKVVSGAFPVEGPRKHAGLARCTGDWILELDADEGVSAAFAREVRETIARPNAADWYQVPIDNYVGDQLVRHGWGGSFGTSSAARLFRRGVKSWKSERVHPGARLDGTFGGRLNEPLRHMVDEDIADMFARLSRYTALRAQDLADAGAVKSLPDDAFRGLRRFFKCYVSRKGYREGDLGFLISLMAGLYPILSNLRAREILRQRSRGAVSEAPVPSAIPVPLQHAEAVAR from the coding sequence ATGACCAGGCTTTCAGCGCTCATCTGCGCTCACAACGAGGAGCAGCGTCTTCACGCTTGCCTCTCGGCGCTTTCATTCTGCGACGAAATCGTCGTCGTCGCCGATCGCTGCACCGACGGCACCGAAGCGGTCGCGCGCCAGTATGGCGCCAAGGTCGTCTCCGGCGCCTTCCCGGTCGAGGGCCCCCGCAAGCACGCCGGCCTAGCGCGCTGCACCGGGGATTGGATCCTGGAACTCGACGCCGATGAGGGCGTCAGTGCGGCCTTCGCGCGCGAAGTCCGCGAAACGATCGCTCGCCCCAACGCCGCCGACTGGTACCAGGTGCCGATCGACAACTATGTCGGCGATCAACTGGTGCGGCATGGCTGGGGCGGTTCGTTCGGCACCTCCTCTGCGGCGCGCCTGTTCCGGCGCGGCGTCAAGTCGTGGAAAAGCGAGCGCGTCCATCCGGGCGCACGGCTCGACGGAACCTTCGGCGGACGGCTCAACGAACCTCTGCGGCACATGGTCGATGAAGACATCGCCGACATGTTCGCCCGCCTGTCGCGCTACACCGCTTTGAGGGCCCAGGATCTGGCGGATGCTGGCGCGGTCAAAAGCCTGCCCGACGACGCCTTCCGAGGGCTGCGTCGCTTCTTCAAGTGCTACGTGTCGCGCAAGGGCTATCGAGAAGGCGATCTGGGTTTCCTTATCTCGCTGATGGCCGGGCTCTATCCAATCCTGTCGAACCTGCGGGCGCGCGAGATCCTGCGCCAACGGTCGCGAGGCGCGGTCTCCGAAGCGCCGGTTCCGTCGGCGATACCGGTCCCGTTGCAGCACGCCGAGGCGGTCGCGCGGTAG